Proteins encoded within one genomic window of Geotalea daltonii FRC-32:
- a CDS encoding response regulator gives MKKKTVLVVDDSEIVVAMASDALEEGGFTVITAPNAKAADKYIHSERKPDLIILDVMLPILDGDKKAKMLKDNPQTKSIPILLLSSKPADELARLVTDSGADGFIRKPFIARNMVDKVREMLS, from the coding sequence ATGAAAAAGAAGACGGTCCTGGTCGTGGATGACAGCGAGATCGTGGTGGCCATGGCCAGCGATGCCCTTGAAGAGGGTGGTTTCACGGTTATCACTGCACCCAATGCAAAGGCGGCGGATAAATACATTCACTCCGAGAGAAAACCGGATTTGATTATTCTCGATGTGATGTTGCCTATCCTCGACGGGGACAAAAAGGCAAAAATGCTAAAGGACAATCCCCAGACCAAAAGTATTCCGATCCTTTTGCTCTCATCGAAGCCGGCAGATGAACTGGCCCGCCTGGTAACCGATTCCGGAGCCGACGGATTCATCCGCAAGCCTTTCATAGCTCGCAACATGGTGGATAAGGTTCGGGAGATGTTGAGCTGA
- a CDS encoding rubrerythrin — MGKGKEVDYNTVRILELCRDVELHGAEIYRYFSEIFANDPMISNLWFKTYQEELNHAHQFVMAINMRKENIVQSVKIDLYSAQNMLKVIQSIYDSVRKNRPTILDAFRSAIKLEEKLADMHMHAISEFTDQSLKALFKALMNADKEHVETLRNAYTSLLKVNV, encoded by the coding sequence ATGGGCAAAGGCAAGGAAGTAGACTACAACACGGTAAGAATACTTGAATTGTGCCGGGATGTGGAACTGCATGGTGCGGAGATCTACAGGTATTTCTCCGAGATATTCGCCAATGATCCGATGATTTCCAACCTATGGTTCAAGACATACCAGGAAGAGCTGAACCATGCCCACCAATTTGTCATGGCTATCAACATGAGAAAAGAAAACATCGTCCAGAGCGTGAAAATAGACCTCTACTCCGCACAGAACATGCTTAAGGTGATCCAGTCAATCTATGACAGTGTCAGAAAAAACAGGCCGACCATCCTCGATGCCTTTAGATCGGCCATCAAGCTGGAGGAAAAGCTGGCAGACATGCACATGCATGCCATTTCGGAATTCACGGATCAAAGCTTAAAGGCGCTGTTCAAGGCACTGATGAACGCAGACAAGGAGCATGTGGAAACGCTCCGCAATGCCTATACCAGCCTGCTGAAGGTAAACGTGTAA
- a CDS encoding DUF4124 domain-containing protein gives MVKKLLIMLVLVASSAQGEIYAWRDSKGTTHYTNSMVEIPARYKAKAKVLNLGPEQKDQPSNQPVPSSAPAAAPAAPGAGAQLQVAPPGPPTVAVPARTQREERRRGTRRSRSTIEEE, from the coding sequence ATGGTGAAAAAGTTGCTGATTATGCTGGTGTTGGTCGCATCCTCTGCCCAAGGTGAAATTTACGCCTGGAGGGATTCAAAGGGAACCACTCACTATACGAACAGTATGGTTGAGATTCCAGCCAGATACAAGGCGAAGGCAAAGGTATTGAACCTGGGCCCGGAGCAAAAGGATCAGCCTTCTAATCAGCCGGTTCCTTCGTCGGCTCCGGCAGCTGCACCTGCTGCTCCAGGCGCGGGTGCACAGTTGCAGGTCGCACCGCCCGGTCCGCCAACGGTGGCAGTTCCGGCCCGGACGCAGAGAGAGGAACGCAGGCGCGGGACAAGACGATCGAGAAGTACCATCGAGGAGGAATAG
- a CDS encoding sensor histidine kinase, giving the protein MADMDYLCTYLNLSDSDIAALYERADPEELQRDIAIIASSPVVDGLMQTVGGLFAVLNESRQILAANDTFLKGTGVKDALEVIGLRPGEAIHCVHAGDSPGGCGTGRTCASCGTAIAIVVSLLRRTGEERKCVATVWRNGGTADICLNVRATPFYISGRCFLVLMLQDISEQENWAEIQSIFFHDIRNMATGLVGASELLACSGYAGGPLAESVHRLSLRLESELRIQQNLIQVETGAFRPELRPVAIAEVIDCLRDVFISHPMSIHKHIQLPSTVEGRIATDLPLLLRVLSNMITNALEGSDNGDEVRLWLEEGEGDVTFCVWNSQPIPDQISGRIFQRYFSTKAKHGRGIGTFMMKYLGERALNGKVRFTSSAEGTIFRFTVSRA; this is encoded by the coding sequence ATGGCTGATATGGATTACCTCTGCACTTATCTTAACCTTTCTGATTCGGACATTGCGGCTTTATATGAACGTGCCGACCCTGAAGAACTACAGAGGGATATTGCGATCATTGCCTCCAGTCCTGTGGTCGATGGGCTGATGCAGACGGTCGGTGGCCTCTTCGCGGTGCTGAACGAGTCACGGCAGATACTCGCTGCCAATGACACCTTTTTAAAGGGTACGGGTGTGAAGGATGCTCTTGAGGTGATCGGTTTGCGGCCAGGAGAGGCGATCCACTGTGTTCATGCCGGCGATTCCCCTGGCGGTTGCGGTACCGGCAGGACCTGTGCCAGTTGTGGTACGGCCATAGCCATTGTTGTCAGCCTCTTGCGAAGGACCGGCGAGGAGAGAAAATGTGTGGCAACCGTCTGGCGTAACGGCGGCACGGCTGACATCTGCCTGAATGTCCGGGCAACACCCTTTTACATCAGTGGGCGATGTTTTCTGGTGCTCATGCTCCAGGACATAAGCGAACAGGAAAATTGGGCGGAAATTCAGTCAATTTTTTTCCACGATATACGCAACATGGCCACCGGGCTTGTGGGGGCCAGCGAATTGCTGGCCTGCTCCGGTTATGCAGGTGGGCCATTGGCGGAATCGGTGCACCGCCTTTCGTTGCGACTGGAAAGTGAGCTGAGGATACAGCAGAACCTTATTCAGGTTGAAACCGGCGCTTTCCGGCCTGAACTCAGGCCTGTGGCCATAGCTGAAGTGATTGATTGCCTGAGAGACGTCTTCATTTCCCATCCCATGTCAATACATAAGCACATTCAACTTCCATCCACCGTCGAGGGAAGGATTGCCACTGACCTGCCTTTGTTGTTGCGGGTGCTATCCAATATGATTACCAATGCTCTGGAGGGGAGTGACAACGGTGATGAGGTGAGGTTGTGGCTGGAGGAGGGTGAGGGGGATGTTACCTTCTGCGTTTGGAACAGTCAGCCCATTCCCGATCAGATTTCGGGCCGGATCTTTCAGCGTTATTTCAGCACCAAGGCGAAACATGGCCGGGGCATAGGAACCTTTATGATGAAGTACCTGGGGGAAAGGGCCCTTAACGGCAAGGTGCGATTTACATCCTCTGCCGAGGGAACCATTTTTCGCTTTACCGTGTCCAGAGCGTAG
- a CDS encoding rhomboid family intramembrane serine protease: MSQRAMLCPRCRRLIGSSESSCSWCGTPRPKGLWRISAWTRGALDGDWLVKAIITANIAFYLLSLLMGGLQPTGNPFSMLSPNQTGLMLMGATGTIPIDRFGRLWSLVSANYLHGGILHIFFNLMALRQISPWVIQEYGSSRMFIIYTLGGVCGFWVSYIVGVPFTIGASAAICGLIGALLYFGKSRGGTYGAAVYREVSGWVVGLVLFGLVMPGINNWGHGGGILGGIVLGKLLGYGERRRENSFHHLLALICAVTTIAVLGWAAFTAVMIKGGS, from the coding sequence ATGTCGCAACGAGCCATGCTTTGTCCACGCTGCCGGCGCCTGATCGGCAGCAGCGAATCCTCCTGTTCCTGGTGCGGTACTCCGCGACCCAAAGGCCTGTGGCGCATATCTGCCTGGACCAGGGGCGCCCTTGACGGGGACTGGCTGGTCAAAGCCATAATAACTGCCAATATCGCTTTCTATCTGCTGTCTCTGCTCATGGGGGGGCTCCAGCCGACAGGGAACCCGTTCAGCATGCTGTCACCCAACCAGACAGGCCTGATGCTCATGGGCGCAACCGGTACCATTCCCATCGACCGTTTTGGCCGCCTCTGGTCCCTGGTTTCCGCCAACTATCTTCACGGCGGCATCCTCCATATATTTTTCAACCTGATGGCCCTGCGCCAGATTTCTCCCTGGGTGATTCAGGAATATGGCTCCAGCCGCATGTTCATCATCTACACCCTGGGGGGTGTCTGTGGATTCTGGGTCTCATACATCGTCGGTGTCCCTTTTACCATCGGCGCCTCGGCGGCAATCTGCGGTCTGATCGGAGCCTTGCTCTATTTCGGCAAAAGCCGGGGTGGAACCTACGGCGCAGCCGTTTACCGGGAGGTGAGCGGTTGGGTGGTGGGGCTGGTCCTTTTCGGGCTGGTGATGCCGGGCATCAACAACTGGGGACACGGCGGCGGGATCCTTGGCGGCATTGTGCTGGGAAAGCTTCTCGGCTATGGGGAACGGCGCCGGGAGAATTCTTTCCATCATCTGCTGGCGCTTATCTGTGCGGTGACAACAATTGCGGTGCTTGGCTGGGCGGCGTTCACTGCTGTCATGATCAAGGGTGGCTCTTGA
- a CDS encoding M1 family metallopeptidase, which yields MRVAIQVIIGLLLVLPCHITVLAAGMPAVERQELKVTLVPDRQLLKGESLVTFAASSGRVFLNLSSVAAIDTVSVAGKEVHYTFSGGALAVDLPGGGKKASATVHITYHAAYGAKVPERPVSSEDPTYGVTGAITSAGVFLGSDAGWYPAPQVLPEYRRTEIFAPAGMEAITSGKRLERSTAHNVSHSVWEEARPVGELSLSAGPYVVQERQLGHVDIYTYLYPQNAGLGKKYLDAAVKYIGMYTELFGPYPFDKFAAVENFFPTGYGYPSYTLMGSTVIRLPFIVDTSFPHEIAHCWWGNGVQVDYREGNWSEGLVTYLADYLLEEKKSPAAARDYRLRLLSDYSSLVKADRDFPLQKFMGRVDPASRAIGYGKGAMVFHMVRTRIGDRAFFHALKTLNRDFLFRAATWSDFIRAFSKTSGQDLGPFMRQWLTRFGGPALSFDKVTRRRKGGGWQLSGTIVQEASPAYELTLPLLIETERGNVQRTLVLSAKRTAFNLPVRYRPKRIILDPGADVFRILSAEELPPAVNLIKGAKDVALVVTDNCQADEGTLHDLLESLGQGRAPIVTEKNPGKVRLADHDLLFCGVPQQKHLSLDFPAGIKAAPKEFTIDDIRYKDYYDLLFVVTQHPLAVGKLAALLLPLSQDAAQKYALKITHYGKYGYLVFSGGENRRKGTFSPAGNVVEFRDKQ from the coding sequence GTGAGGGTTGCCATTCAAGTTATCATTGGTCTGCTTCTTGTCTTGCCATGCCACATTACAGTCCTTGCTGCGGGAATGCCGGCGGTGGAACGCCAGGAGCTTAAAGTAACCCTTGTCCCGGACCGGCAGCTCCTGAAGGGGGAAAGTCTCGTCACCTTTGCTGCTTCTTCCGGGCGGGTATTCCTGAACCTTTCCTCTGTTGCCGCCATCGACACGGTCTCCGTGGCCGGAAAAGAGGTGCATTATACCTTTTCCGGCGGCGCACTTGCCGTTGATCTCCCGGGAGGGGGGAAAAAGGCTTCGGCTACGGTGCATATAACCTACCATGCAGCCTATGGTGCCAAGGTGCCGGAACGGCCGGTAAGCAGCGAGGATCCCACCTATGGCGTGACCGGCGCTATTACCTCTGCCGGAGTCTTCCTCGGCAGCGATGCCGGCTGGTATCCGGCGCCCCAGGTATTGCCGGAGTATCGCAGGACTGAGATCTTTGCCCCGGCAGGGATGGAGGCAATTACTTCCGGCAAGCGTCTTGAGCGTAGTACCGCCCATAATGTATCGCATTCTGTCTGGGAAGAGGCCAGGCCGGTTGGGGAGCTTTCCCTGTCTGCCGGCCCTTACGTCGTTCAGGAACGGCAACTGGGCCATGTGGATATCTATACCTACCTCTACCCGCAAAATGCCGGACTGGGCAAAAAATATCTGGATGCGGCTGTCAAATACATCGGCATGTACACAGAGCTTTTTGGCCCTTACCCATTCGACAAATTTGCTGCCGTGGAGAATTTCTTCCCTACCGGCTACGGCTATCCGTCTTACACGCTTATGGGTAGTACCGTCATCCGCTTGCCGTTCATCGTCGACACGAGTTTTCCCCATGAGATCGCCCACTGCTGGTGGGGGAACGGAGTGCAGGTCGACTACCGGGAAGGAAACTGGTCCGAAGGTCTTGTCACGTATCTGGCCGATTACCTCCTGGAAGAGAAAAAATCCCCTGCCGCTGCCAGAGATTACCGTCTGCGCCTCTTGAGTGATTATTCCTCCCTGGTCAAAGCTGATCGGGACTTTCCCCTGCAGAAGTTCATGGGTCGAGTCGATCCTGCTTCCCGTGCCATAGGCTATGGCAAGGGAGCGATGGTGTTTCACATGGTCAGAACCAGAATCGGTGACCGGGCATTCTTTCATGCTCTTAAAACACTGAACAGAGATTTTTTATTCAGAGCAGCAACCTGGAGCGACTTTATCCGTGCCTTTTCCAAAACCTCGGGGCAGGACCTGGGCCCTTTCATGCGACAGTGGCTAACCAGATTCGGCGGACCGGCACTCTCCTTTGACAAGGTCACCCGCAGGCGCAAGGGGGGAGGGTGGCAACTATCCGGTACCATTGTCCAGGAAGCCTCCCCAGCCTATGAGCTTACCCTGCCGCTTCTGATCGAGACCGAACGGGGGAATGTCCAGAGGACTCTTGTGTTAAGTGCAAAGCGGACGGCTTTCAATCTGCCGGTCCGCTACCGTCCCAAAAGAATCATTCTTGACCCTGGCGCCGACGTCTTTCGCATCCTCTCGGCCGAAGAACTTCCGCCGGCGGTAAACCTGATCAAGGGGGCAAAGGATGTTGCCCTGGTGGTGACCGACAATTGTCAGGCCGATGAGGGGACACTTCATGACCTTCTGGAATCCCTGGGGCAGGGCCGGGCGCCGATAGTAACCGAGAAGAACCCTGGGAAAGTACGCCTTGCCGACCACGATCTCCTTTTCTGCGGCGTTCCGCAGCAAAAACATCTCTCACTGGATTTTCCCGCCGGCATCAAGGCCGCGCCGAAAGAATTCACCATTGATGACATCCGCTACAAGGATTATTACGACCTGCTTTTCGTCGTTACGCAGCACCCGTTGGCGGTGGGCAAGCTGGCAGCCCTTTTGCTCCCCCTTTCCCAAGATGCGGCACAAAAATATGCCCTCAAGATTACCCATTATGGCAAGTACGGCTATCTTGTCTTCAGCGGTGGAGAAAACAGGCGTAAAGGAACATTTTCTCCTGCCGGCAATGTGGTGGAGTTCCGGGACAAGCAGTGA
- a CDS encoding PilZ domain-containing protein, producing the protein MTLSAYREVILSSKSDDEAAILAIFRDVFAREPNALFSLLNIYKELPICNNATIFDIKGKNIEFQATPLQIAAIANGTETIIQAPFFNMSVMGQMVYLDLPHQLVSLGKFSYAEVLIDKRNTVRVKLRIPLNVMLHADGKTIPGVVRDISLGGCSLTTLLGADLEAAEDLSLHIKILNEGKVVEIDVPAKVVRVGPGPPHDCAMMFQHTSESERILSVFIYQRQLEIIRELREKA; encoded by the coding sequence ATGACCTTATCTGCTTACAGGGAAGTCATCCTCTCTTCCAAAAGTGATGACGAAGCCGCAATTCTTGCCATTTTCCGCGATGTTTTCGCACGGGAACCCAACGCCCTGTTCTCTCTCCTCAACATCTACAAGGAACTTCCCATCTGCAACAACGCCACTATTTTCGACATAAAGGGAAAAAATATCGAGTTCCAGGCAACCCCTCTGCAGATAGCGGCTATCGCTAACGGTACTGAAACCATTATCCAGGCCCCGTTCTTCAATATGAGCGTTATGGGGCAGATGGTATACCTGGACCTGCCCCACCAGCTGGTTTCCCTGGGGAAATTTTCCTACGCCGAGGTCCTGATCGACAAGCGCAACACCGTCAGGGTCAAGCTGCGAATTCCCCTGAATGTCATGTTGCACGCTGACGGCAAAACGATCCCCGGGGTTGTCCGAGACATTTCCCTGGGGGGGTGCAGCCTGACTACCCTCCTTGGAGCGGACCTGGAAGCAGCGGAAGACCTGAGCCTGCATATCAAGATCTTGAATGAGGGAAAGGTGGTGGAGATAGATGTGCCTGCTAAAGTGGTGCGCGTAGGTCCCGGGCCACCCCACGATTGCGCCATGATGTTTCAGCACACATCAGAGTCGGAACGGATCCTTTCCGTTTTCATCTATCAGCGTCAACTGGAGATAATCCGGGAACTGCGGGAAAAAGCCTAG
- a CDS encoding winged helix-turn-helix domain-containing protein: MKTILVIEDERDLAELIAFNLEKEGFRCLREADGTSGLETARSELPDLILLDLMLPGLMGTEICKILKKNEKTATIPIMMLTARGEEIDRVVGFEVGADDYIVKPFSIRELLLRIRAVLRRAAPAAPACKLVIGPVHMDTERHQVLIENEEITLTTTEFKLLLNLVERRGRVQSRETLLQDVWGYNYVGDTRTVDTHVTRLRTKLGQAGEMIKTIRGFGYKMEEQ; the protein is encoded by the coding sequence ATGAAAACGATCCTTGTTATAGAGGATGAGCGGGATCTGGCAGAATTGATAGCCTTCAACCTGGAAAAGGAAGGTTTCCGCTGCCTGCGGGAAGCCGATGGGACCTCGGGACTCGAAACGGCACGCAGTGAATTACCGGATCTGATACTACTCGATCTGATGCTGCCTGGTCTCATGGGCACCGAAATCTGCAAGATACTTAAGAAAAATGAAAAAACCGCCACCATTCCCATCATGATGCTGACAGCGCGCGGTGAAGAGATCGACAGGGTTGTTGGGTTCGAGGTGGGAGCCGACGACTATATCGTCAAGCCGTTCTCTATCAGGGAGCTGCTTCTGCGGATCAGAGCAGTTCTGCGGCGTGCCGCTCCCGCCGCACCAGCCTGCAAACTGGTCATAGGTCCGGTGCATATGGATACCGAACGTCACCAGGTTCTCATTGAAAATGAAGAAATTACCCTTACCACAACCGAATTCAAGCTGCTCCTCAACCTGGTCGAACGCCGCGGCCGGGTGCAGAGCAGAGAAACGCTGCTCCAGGATGTCTGGGGGTATAACTACGTGGGTGACACACGGACCGTGGACACCCACGTGACAAGGCTAAGGACTAAACTGGGGCAGGCAGGGGAAATGATCAAGACCATCAGGGGCTTCGGTTATAAGATGGAGGAGCAATGA
- a CDS encoding HD-GYP domain-containing protein: MGEFYVPVAIESIEPEIFPDVALFLKSGNNYVLYKSHGRNFDREDAARLMGNSVACLYVRPADLEVLTDYMENNAERLLKSDSFDSKTKGKIIYQTSINFVGDLFQHPEKVEDFDRSRRLIENLLLYLANDKEALRSLETVMSYNYHTFVHSLQVTALSILLHSEVYLLSRDELEDVGIGTLLHDFGKIFVPQDILNKSGKLTETEIAQFKKHPEEGYRYLKEKTRLSEVSLDVVRFHHERNNGTGYPNGLKAALIPRSAQVCALCDLYCTLTIDRTGRKALPPHISINIIRQEMKDSFNSRLVDALEALVCVEEMSMPL, encoded by the coding sequence ATGGGAGAATTCTATGTTCCGGTAGCAATTGAGAGCATTGAACCAGAAATTTTTCCTGATGTTGCCCTGTTTTTGAAAAGCGGCAACAACTATGTGCTGTATAAGAGCCATGGACGAAATTTTGATCGGGAAGATGCCGCCAGGCTCATGGGCAACAGCGTTGCCTGTCTCTATGTGAGGCCGGCTGACCTGGAGGTTCTCACCGACTACATGGAAAATAATGCCGAGCGGTTATTGAAGAGCGATTCATTTGACAGCAAGACCAAAGGCAAGATCATTTACCAGACCTCTATCAATTTCGTCGGCGACCTTTTTCAACATCCGGAGAAGGTGGAGGATTTTGACCGGAGCCGGCGCCTCATCGAAAATCTTCTGCTCTATCTGGCCAATGATAAAGAAGCCTTGCGTTCCCTGGAAACGGTCATGTCCTATAACTACCATACCTTTGTCCATAGCCTGCAGGTGACGGCCCTTTCAATTCTGCTCCATTCGGAGGTTTATCTTCTTTCACGTGACGAACTGGAAGACGTGGGCATCGGCACCCTGCTCCATGATTTCGGCAAGATCTTCGTTCCCCAGGATATCCTGAACAAGTCCGGGAAGCTGACGGAGACTGAAATTGCTCAGTTCAAGAAGCATCCGGAGGAGGGATACCGGTATCTGAAGGAGAAAACACGGCTCAGTGAAGTTTCCCTGGACGTCGTCCGCTTTCACCACGAGCGGAATAACGGCACTGGCTATCCCAATGGTCTCAAGGCAGCGCTTATTCCGCGCAGTGCCCAGGTTTGTGCCCTCTGCGATCTGTATTGCACTCTGACCATAGATCGTACCGGTCGCAAGGCTCTGCCCCCCCACATCTCCATCAACATAATCAGGCAGGAGATGAAGGACTCCTTTAACAGCAGGTTGGTCGATGCCCTTGAGGCTCTTGTGTGTGTGGAGGAGATGAGCATGCCACTCTAG
- the pnpS gene encoding two-component system histidine kinase PnpS, with translation MRASFRLKLMLSYLCLVLLMGAIIYAYLNNALERYVLAEIRNNLISETKLAALIADKSGENLHRDAPAIAAAVGKEIKARVTIISSDGQVVGDSELSPVQLKDLENHLYRPEVQASLKDGTGTAIRYSSTLQMPMLYVARPLALKNGETATLRLALPLAQLQKARSHMHLMLGIALFLAVLAVLFFSYVMSNITSRSLRTISAIAARIGKGEYGLRVPRESSDEVGELAVVMNDMSERIEAQLSSIMAERNRLDTILRGMGEGLMVTDAQGIITLVNPAFRKVFSVDEDVEGRPLIEVSRQPALHAAYRKIMADGIERQEEMSLNGEKDGNILTHWVPLIDGNRLTGVVAVFHDISDLKRLAATRRDFVANVSHELRTPVSVIQGYAETLLAGALESDPDRARRFIQVIHNHAERLSALIADLLTLSELESGKVLLEPHPLNLRSAVKQAMSLLSQRATDKGITLDTGNIEASRFVLADKGKLDQVLVNLLDNAIKYTPGNGKVTVTAEDEAEMLKISVTDTGLGIPAKDLPRIFERFYRVDEARSRDKGGTGLGLSIVKHIVQSHGGMISVKSIPGEGSTFSFTLKKGGK, from the coding sequence ATGAGAGCAAGCTTCCGCCTGAAACTGATGCTCTCCTATCTCTGTCTGGTTCTGCTCATGGGGGCAATCATTTATGCATATCTCAACAATGCCCTGGAAAGATACGTGCTGGCGGAAATCAGAAACAACCTGATCAGCGAAACAAAGCTGGCTGCCCTAATAGCCGACAAGTCCGGAGAAAACCTGCACCGGGATGCACCGGCCATTGCTGCAGCTGTCGGCAAAGAGATCAAGGCCAGGGTAACCATCATCTCCAGCGACGGTCAGGTAGTCGGTGATTCCGAACTCAGCCCTGTTCAGCTCAAAGACCTGGAAAATCACCTTTATCGACCGGAAGTACAGGCATCGCTGAAAGATGGCACCGGTACCGCCATTCGTTATTCATCGACCCTGCAGATGCCCATGCTATATGTTGCCCGCCCCTTGGCCCTTAAAAACGGGGAAACGGCTACCTTAAGACTCGCACTGCCCTTGGCCCAGCTCCAGAAAGCGCGTTCCCACATGCACCTGATGCTGGGCATTGCTTTATTCCTGGCAGTCCTGGCAGTCCTCTTTTTCAGTTACGTCATGTCCAACATTACATCACGCTCCCTGCGCACCATATCCGCCATCGCAGCCAGAATCGGCAAGGGAGAATACGGTCTCAGGGTTCCCAGGGAAAGCAGCGATGAGGTGGGAGAACTGGCCGTGGTGATGAATGACATGTCGGAGAGGATCGAGGCCCAGTTGTCAAGCATTATGGCAGAAAGAAACAGGCTTGACACTATTCTTCGCGGCATGGGCGAGGGGCTGATGGTGACAGACGCCCAAGGCATTATTACTCTGGTCAATCCGGCCTTCCGCAAGGTGTTTTCCGTCGATGAAGATGTTGAAGGCAGACCTCTGATCGAGGTGAGCAGGCAACCGGCCCTCCATGCCGCCTACAGAAAGATCATGGCCGATGGTATCGAACGGCAGGAAGAGATGAGCCTGAACGGAGAAAAGGACGGCAATATCCTGACCCACTGGGTGCCGCTCATTGACGGCAACAGACTTACTGGGGTAGTGGCGGTTTTTCACGACATATCCGACCTGAAGAGGCTGGCCGCTACCCGTCGGGATTTTGTGGCCAACGTCTCCCATGAGCTGAGAACCCCGGTCTCCGTCATCCAGGGGTATGCAGAAACCCTCCTGGCTGGTGCTCTGGAAAGTGACCCCGACCGGGCACGTAGGTTCATTCAAGTAATCCATAATCATGCGGAGCGACTATCAGCCCTTATCGCCGACCTGTTGACCCTGTCCGAACTTGAGTCCGGCAAGGTCCTTCTTGAACCTCACCCCCTGAATCTCCGGTCGGCAGTAAAGCAGGCAATGTCCCTTCTCAGTCAGAGGGCAACTGACAAGGGAATAACCCTGGATACAGGGAATATCGAGGCAAGCCGATTTGTCCTTGCCGACAAGGGGAAGCTGGATCAGGTACTGGTCAACCTGCTGGATAATGCGATCAAATACACCCCTGGCAATGGCAAGGTAACAGTCACTGCCGAGGATGAGGCAGAAATGCTGAAAATATCCGTGACTGACACCGGCCTGGGTATTCCAGCCAAAGACCTGCCCCGGATCTTTGAACGTTTTTACCGTGTCGATGAAGCGCGAAGCCGTGACAAGGGGGGAACCGGTCTCGGACTTTCCATAGTAAAGCACATTGTACAGTCTCACGGCGGCATGATCTCGGTAAAAAGCATTCCGGGAGAGGGGTCGACCTTTTCATTCACCCTGAAGAAAGGCGGAAAATAA